From Homalodisca vitripennis isolate AUS2020 chromosome 1, UT_GWSS_2.1, whole genome shotgun sequence, the proteins below share one genomic window:
- the LOC124363382 gene encoding LOW QUALITY PROTEIN: ATP-sensitive inward rectifier potassium channel 12-like (The sequence of the model RefSeq protein was modified relative to this genomic sequence to represent the inferred CDS: deleted 1 base in 1 codon) has product MYVEIEDEEKRSCSKEETEIADGRSSQMDPPQPIIVNYSKTRKRSLYKAGQCNVRKKHAPKYEWLLHMQDIFTSLVESRWRWTLLVFSLSFLITWFLFGVLWWIVAHEHGDLIGYDMYDSNREPCVTMMNDFVSCFLFSLETQYSTGYGSRSPTTECPEAIILLIIQSIFGVLIQSTMAGIVFAKLSRPKARSQHIIFSKKAVICLRDGYMSLLFRVGDFRKSHIVGATVRAWMLQHRITPEGEVLPHYQHSMQLNVDSGGSDAFLIWPSTILHKIDHSSPLYNISAMDLLGTNFQIVVVLNGTVEATGQTTEARTSYLASQILWGHRFKQLIKYYRKRRYDFAVDYSRFDETFKVDTPLCSARELNQWNIPRSTITPEPSLPVTSKAEMFDDSAYKTL; this is encoded by the exons ATGTATGTGGAAATTGAGGATGAAGAGAAGAGATCCTGTTCGAAAGAAGAAACAGAAATCGCAGACGGAAGATCATCGCAGATGGATCCTCCACAACCAATCATTGTCAATTACAGCaa aactcGTAAAAGATCTCTGTATAAAGCTGGACAGTGCAATGTCCGCAAGAAGCATGCTCCCAAGTATGAGTGGTTGTTGCACATGCAGGATATCTTCACCTCACTTGTGGAGTCAAGATGGCGGTGGACATTACTGGTGTTCTCATTGAGTTTCCTCATAACTTGGTTCTTATTTGGAGTGCTTTGGTGGATTGTTGCCCATGAGCATGGAGATCTGATTGGCTATGATATGTATGATTCTAACAG GGAACCTTGCGTGACAATGATGAATGATTTCGTATCCTGTTTCCTGTTCTCCCTGGAGACTCAATACTCAACAGGTTACGGATCTCGCTCCCCGACCACTGAGTGCCCTGAAGCTATTATTTTGCTGATTATCCAGAGTATTTTTGGTGTCTTGATCCAGTCTACAATGGCTGGCATTGTATTTGCAAAACTGTCTCGTCCCAAAGCTAGAAGCCAACACATTATATTCAG CAAAAAAGCAGTGATCTGTCTGCGAGATGGATACATGAGTCTTCTTTTCCGAGTAGGAGAC TTCCGTAAGTCTCACATAGTTGGCGCCACTGTGCGAGCCTGGATGCTGCAGCACCGCATTACACCTGAGGGAGAGGTGCTGCCTCACTATCAGCACAGTATGCAGCTCAATGTCGACTCTGGGGG GTCTGATGCATTCCTGATATGGCCTTCCACAATCCTACATAAAATTGACCACAGCAGTCCTCTCTACAACATTTCCGCTATGGACCTACTTGGAACTAACTTTCAAATTGTGGTGGTCCTTAATGGTACAGTGGAGGCGACGGGCCAGACTACTGAGGCGAGAACATCGTATCTGGCTTCACAGATACTGTGGGGCCATCGTTTCAAACAGCTCATCAAATACTACAGAAAGCGGAGGTATGACTTCGCTGTCGACTACAGTAGATTCGATGAGACATTCAAGGTGGATACACCACTTTGTAGTGCCAGGGAATTGAACCAGTGGAACATTCCTCGATCTACAATAACTCCTGAGCCCTCCTTGCCTGTTACTTCAAAAGCGGAAATGTTTGATGATTCTGCCTATAAAACTTTGTGA